The following proteins are encoded in a genomic region of Necator americanus strain Aroian chromosome II, whole genome shotgun sequence:
- a CDS encoding hypothetical protein (NECATOR_CHRII.G7905.T1) codes for MSNRNFRQIYFYEFKLDRTAAQTARNINEVWGRGSINKCTVQCWFQKFRAGNISLEGEHFEDDLLKATVETDPRNDLQDNRRRSALWLDQKEAPRHHPKPKTHQKKIMVTV; via the coding sequence ATGTCTAATCGCAATTTTCGTCAAATTTACTTCTACGAGTTCAAACTGGACCGAACCGCCGCTCAAACCGCTCGAAATATCAACGAAGTATGGGGCCGGGGAAGTATCAACAAATGCACAGTACAATGTTGGTTCCAAAAGTTTCGTGCCGGCAACATCAGCCTCGAAGGCGAACACTTCGAAGACGACTTATTGAAGGCGACAGTCGAAACTGATCCACGCAATGATCTTCAAGATAACAGGCGACGATCTGCCCTGTGGCTGGACCAAAAAGAAGCTCCACGACATCACCCAAAGCCGAAAACTCATCAAAAGAAGATTATGGTTACGGTTTAG